One Sparus aurata chromosome 5, fSpaAur1.1, whole genome shotgun sequence genomic window carries:
- the hint2 gene encoding histidine triad nucleotide-binding protein 2, mitochondrial isoform X1, with the protein MYLRQLLRTGLVGNRTTHLSRLHRVCRVEVAALHITCLALFFMNISLSIAAADNNYPASSPGGGCGKPAEPHHQERTLCTKSDEVRLAEEASKKYGSPAPTIFSKVIDKSIPADIIYEDEKCLAFRDISPQAPVHFLVIPRVPIPRISEAKDDDVELLGHLLVVAKNVAKQESLNEGYRMIINDGKHGSQSVYHLHIHVLGGRQMRWPPG; encoded by the exons ATGTATTTGCGACAGCTTTTGCGGACGGGGTTGGTCGGGAACAGAACGACTCACCTTAGTCGTTTGCACCGTGTTTGTCGAGTCGAGGTAGCTGCTCTACATATAACCTGTCTTGCTCtctttttcatgaacatttcACTTTCGATAGCTGCAGCAGATAACAACTATCCTGCTTCGAGCCCTGGTGGTGGCTGTGGGAAGCCTGCAGAGCCCCACCACCAAGAG AGAACCCTGTGCACCAAAAGTGACGAGGTGAGGCTGGCAGAGGAGGCCAGCAAGAAGTATGGCTCCCCAGCCCCAACCATCTTCTCCAAAGTGATTGACAAAAGCATCCCGGCAGATATCATTTATGAAGATGAGAAG tGTTTGGCTTTCAGAGATATCAGCCCACAGGCCCCGGTTCACTTCCTGGTCATTCCAAGGGTCCCTATTCCAAGAATAAGTGAGGCCAAGGATGACGACGTTGAG CTCTTGGGACATTTGTTGGTTGTTGCCAAAAATGTGGCGAAGCAAGAATCTCTAAATGAGGGCTACAGAATGA TCATCAACGATGGAAAGCACGGTTCTCAGTCAGTTTACCACCTTCACATCCACGTTCTGGGCGGAAGACAGATGAGGTGGCCACCAGGATAA
- the hint2 gene encoding histidine triad nucleotide-binding protein 2, mitochondrial isoform X2: MYLRQLLRTGLVGNRTTHLSRLHRVCRVERTLCTKSDEVRLAEEASKKYGSPAPTIFSKVIDKSIPADIIYEDEKCLAFRDISPQAPVHFLVIPRVPIPRISEAKDDDVELLGHLLVVAKNVAKQESLNEGYRMIINDGKHGSQSVYHLHIHVLGGRQMRWPPG, encoded by the exons ATGTATTTGCGACAGCTTTTGCGGACGGGGTTGGTCGGGAACAGAACGACTCACCTTAGTCGTTTGCACCGTGTTTGTCGAGTCGAG AGAACCCTGTGCACCAAAAGTGACGAGGTGAGGCTGGCAGAGGAGGCCAGCAAGAAGTATGGCTCCCCAGCCCCAACCATCTTCTCCAAAGTGATTGACAAAAGCATCCCGGCAGATATCATTTATGAAGATGAGAAG tGTTTGGCTTTCAGAGATATCAGCCCACAGGCCCCGGTTCACTTCCTGGTCATTCCAAGGGTCCCTATTCCAAGAATAAGTGAGGCCAAGGATGACGACGTTGAG CTCTTGGGACATTTGTTGGTTGTTGCCAAAAATGTGGCGAAGCAAGAATCTCTAAATGAGGGCTACAGAATGA TCATCAACGATGGAAAGCACGGTTCTCAGTCAGTTTACCACCTTCACATCCACGTTCTGGGCGGAAGACAGATGAGGTGGCCACCAGGATAA
- the mrps30 gene encoding large ribosomal subunit protein mL65: protein MAARTRLPLLFPKNLPPFRNQRLVQTEAAAKDPAYPPIVPSRTAKSKSALRRQVEEHVQKVRASPVEEKLALITRIQRQKFVVYPQTFARDADRWYQHFTKTAYIPGLPEKFTRGQEHTGGEEGSPPAAAQTTVPGIENDAFADIRSLISRVILQEHWYQKKRRPFLFREQEHMVGPLLRNLVSGLTYSLAKYNPLLPLCSLDVNPQVNFYWSRGQRIIPRGHRSGRLEPTRFQIDDHPHTQIRITQQLPEFAPLEASYDAEVPEITLAPNLMPMFRRQYDNNIFTGSKLPDPARYGHTQFHLVPDRYHRDRMARQQQSDQVEVFLRANGLASLFAWTGAQAMYQGFWNYEDVTRPFVSQAVITDGHFFSFFCYQLNTVALSVETDANNPRKNLLWGTESLRLYESVQDGEVVGLNDSVIKLLVQFLMNQP from the exons ATGGCGGCCCGCACACGGCTGCCCTTGCTGTTCCCCAAAAACCTGCCTCCTTTTAGAAACCAGAGGCTTGTTCAGACCGAGGCTGCGGCCAAGGACCCCGCGTATCCCCCCATCGTCCCCTCTCGCACGGCTAAGAGCAAATCTGCCCTGCGGCGACAGGTGGAGGAACATGTGCAAAAGGTACGTGCGTCTCCAGTGGAGGAGAAGCTCGCCCTCATCACTCGTATCCAGCGGCAGAAATTTGTGGTTTACCCTCAGACTTTCGCACGGGACGCAGACAGATGGTACCAGCATTTTACAAAGACCGCATATATCCCGGGCCTGCCTGAAAAATTCACCCGGGGCCAGGAGCACACCGGGGGGGAGGAGGGCTCGCCTCCAGCCGCAGCTCAAACCACAGTACCCGGGATAGAAAATGATGCATTCGCGGACATCCGGTCCCTGATCAGTCGTGTGATTTTACAGGAGCACTGGTACCAAAAGAAACGCAGACCTTTCCTGTTCAGGGAACAGGAGCACATGGTCGGACCTTTACTGAGAAACCTGGTGTCTGGTCTCACCTACAGTCTGGCCAAATACAACCCACTGCTCCCCCTCTGCAGCCTAG aTGTTAATCCCCAGGTCAACTTTTACTGGAGCAGAGGACAGAGAATCATCCCAAGGGGGCACCGAAGTGGCCGGCTAGAGCCAACCAGGTTCCAGATCGATGACCACCCGCACACTCAGATCAGGATAACTCAACAGCTGCCAGAG TTTGCCCCTCTGGAGGCCAGCTATGATGCAGAAGTTCCAGAGATCACATTAGCTCCCAACCTTATGCCTATGTTCAGAAGACAGTATGACAACAATATCTTCACAG GATCTAAGCTACCAGACCCAGCGCGCTATGGTCACACCCAGTTCCACCTGGTGCCAGACCGATATCACAGAGACCGGATGGCacggcagcagcagtcagatcAGGTGGAGGTCTTTCTCAGAGCCAATGGACTCGCCAGCCTCTTTGCCTGGACGGGAGCCCAGGCTATGTACCAAG GATTCTGGAACTATGAGGATGTCACCAGGCCTTTCGTGTCCCAGGCTGTGATCACAGACGGccacttcttctccttcttctgctACCAGCTCAACACGGTGGCCCTCTCTGTGGAGACCGACGCGAACAACCCCAGAAAGAACCTCCTGTGGGGCACTGAAAGCCTGCGACTGTATGAGAGTGTGCAGGACGGAGAGGTGGTGGGTCTGAACGACAGCGTCATCAAGCTCCTGGTTCAGTTCCTCATGAACCAGCCATAG
- the emb gene encoding embigin: protein MTASWKQLFFQILLLVFCRHINTKTPGPTPPPLVADSPLPTDVRSAILKGESHTEKVEVVNPVNLTLECTWAGNRDKQPNITGLWRKDGEEIENSLLMVQLENEQYNLRRVFNIVNEESLGNYSCLFGNEARIDFVLAAPHIGEVRDKPIVGYVGDTAVILCKMEESKPKPSTWNWYRTNGTNKEQILTAAEPHRYKIVNEGEKTKLLVHNLTEADSGSYYCAAVYPIGTTMGHVELKVITFFEPLKPFLAILVEVIILVAAILLYERSRSKKNYAAGNETNDQSNTLTQGENNESEGSSSMRQRKV from the exons ATGACAGCCTCCTGGAAGCAGCTCTTTTTTCAGATCCTGCTTCTCGTCTTCTGCAGACACATCAATACAA AGACACCTGGTCCGACACCTCCGCCACTGGTTGCCGACAGCCCCCTGCCAACAGATGTCAGAAGTgctattttgaaag GTGAAAGTCACACTGAAAAAGTTGAAGTGGTGAACCCTGTCAATCTGACACTGGAGTGTACTTGGGCCGGTAATCGCGACAAACAACCAAATATAACCGGGCTCTGGAGAAAAGACGGGGAGGAGATTGAGAACAGTCTCCTCATGGTGCAGCTGGAGAATGAGCAGTATAATCTTAGACGAGT GTTCAACATTGTAAACGAAGAAAGCCTTGGAAACTACTCATGCTTATTTGGAAATGAAGCAAGAATAGACTTTGTTTTGGCAG CTCCACATATCGGTGAGGTGCGAGATAAGCCGATTGTCGGCTATGTGGGGGACACTGCAGTGATTCTATGCAAAATGGAGGAGAGCAAACCAAAGCCGAGCACCTGGAACTGGTACAGGACAAATGGTACAAACAAG GAGCAGATTCTtactgctgcagagcctcaccGGTATAAAATCGTAAATGAAGGGGAGAAGACAAAACTGCTGGTGCACAACCTGACAGAggccgactccggctcgtactaCTGTGCTGCGGTGTACCCCATCGGCACCACAATGGGCCATGTGGAGCTAAAG GTCATCACCTTCTTCGAGCCACTGAAGCCCTTTTTAGCCATCTTGGTGGAGGTGATCATCCTGGTCGCCGCCATCTTGCTCTACGAGAGGAGTCGGTCCAAGAAGAACTACGCAGCAG GAAATGAGACAAATGACCAAAGTAACACACT GACGCAGGGAGAAAATAACGAATCAGAGGGAAGTTCTTCAATGAGACAACGGAAAGTTTGA